Proteins from a genomic interval of Candidatus Baltobacteraceae bacterium:
- a CDS encoding glycosyltransferase yields the protein MTFKPPRVLHVISRLSYYGAENVVDALVRELHGQGYPVGVLAMYESPNASLAAPFPYYSIARRGRGDLGFFSRMLRAVRDFKPDIVHTHVHNGKYWGRLAALAAGVRTIVHTEHDSAFRAHPLAVLGNHLLHPRTRRIVTFTPSHRAALLRGEPVSKKQLVTIPNGIADARAVGDAPTIRALLGERCGSPIVAHVGRLRVVKNQRLALEAFALFARDFPHATLALIGEGEQRAMLETLRDELALGDRVHFLGFRPDARALLESADALLVTSTNEAMPLAVLEALMGGVPVATTPWPGAGDILAGGALASISSDYSPHSVAQTLASLFTDANVPARTAAATRFAREYYGIARCAQLHRELYESLCPSTGSG from the coding sequence ATGACCTTTAAGCCACCGCGCGTGCTGCACGTCATCTCGCGGCTTTCGTACTACGGCGCGGAAAACGTCGTCGATGCGTTAGTGCGAGAGTTGCACGGGCAAGGCTATCCCGTCGGCGTGCTGGCGATGTACGAGAGTCCTAACGCTTCGCTCGCCGCGCCGTTTCCGTACTATTCGATTGCACGGCGGGGGCGCGGCGATCTCGGCTTCTTCTCGCGCATGCTCCGCGCGGTGCGCGATTTCAAGCCCGACATCGTGCACACGCACGTCCATAACGGCAAATATTGGGGACGGCTCGCGGCATTGGCGGCCGGCGTTCGAACGATCGTGCATACCGAGCACGACAGCGCGTTTCGCGCGCATCCCCTGGCCGTGCTCGGAAATCATCTGCTGCATCCGCGGACGCGGCGCATCGTAACGTTCACGCCGAGTCATCGGGCGGCGCTCCTGCGCGGCGAACCCGTTTCGAAGAAGCAGTTGGTGACGATCCCCAACGGCATTGCGGACGCGCGTGCCGTCGGCGACGCGCCGACGATTCGAGCGCTGCTCGGGGAACGCTGCGGCTCTCCCATCGTCGCGCACGTCGGGCGGTTACGCGTCGTAAAGAATCAGCGACTCGCGCTCGAGGCGTTCGCACTCTTCGCACGTGACTTCCCGCACGCGACGCTTGCGCTCATCGGCGAAGGCGAGCAACGGGCAATGCTCGAGACGCTGCGCGACGAGCTTGCGCTTGGCGACCGCGTGCATTTTCTCGGCTTTCGCCCGGACGCCCGCGCCTTGCTGGAGAGCGCCGATGCGCTCCTGGTAACCTCGACGAACGAAGCGATGCCCTTGGCGGTATTGGAAGCGCTCATGGGCGGCGTGCCCGTAGCAACCACGCCGTGGCCGGGCGCCGGCGACATTCTCGCCGGCGGCGCCCTCGCAAGCATCTCCTCCGACTATTCGCCGCATTCCGTCGCGCAAACGCTCGCATCGCTCTTTACCGACGCGAACGTCCCCGCCCGCACGGCCGCCGCCACACGATTCGCCCGCGAGTACTACGGTATCGCACGCTGCGCGCAACTGCATCGCGAGTTGTACGAAAGCCTGTGTCCTTCGACAGGCTCAGGATGA
- a CDS encoding glycosyltransferase family 4 protein yields MARIVHAIDYRSPVAGSFIPAVAALSRALRARGHESIVAAPRVAQTPPWHEALLQSGASIHETDRYADLYALFARLRPQLVHVHFSGYAVASAIGAMLHGVSNLYWHVHSSPGEASIPLRSRLLRTAKFAGLARRVSRIFAVTPEIAMELERFGAPRRKLAVIENGIAVERFVVPSTPERRAARHGFGLAADERVALFFGRDAAIKGTAVLRAALAGATRPPTVLFVGPAGDAEGLEPFTRVVRCEGLDDVRPALWAGDSIVMPSSTEGLPLTLLEARACGLPALVSEIPPLARYAGRDRGATAIERGDIARWARSLDAIDSGARVPLSQELRAAISLDRWVDEVLKSYDL; encoded by the coding sequence ATGGCGCGCATCGTCCACGCAATCGACTACCGGTCGCCAGTGGCGGGGAGTTTCATTCCGGCCGTGGCCGCGCTTTCACGCGCGCTCCGCGCTCGCGGCCACGAGTCGATCGTGGCCGCGCCGCGCGTCGCGCAAACGCCGCCTTGGCACGAGGCACTCCTGCAATCGGGAGCAAGCATCCACGAGACCGATCGCTACGCGGATCTTTACGCGCTCTTCGCGCGCCTGCGACCGCAGCTCGTCCACGTCCATTTTTCCGGTTATGCCGTTGCCTCCGCGATCGGGGCGATGCTTCACGGCGTTTCGAATCTGTATTGGCACGTTCATTCGAGTCCGGGCGAAGCGTCGATCCCGTTGCGGTCGCGATTGTTGCGCACGGCAAAGTTTGCCGGTCTCGCGCGACGGGTCTCGCGCATTTTTGCCGTAACGCCGGAGATCGCGATGGAGCTCGAACGATTCGGCGCGCCGCGCCGCAAGCTTGCGGTTATCGAAAACGGCATAGCCGTGGAGCGCTTCGTCGTACCCTCCACGCCGGAGCGCCGCGCGGCGCGGCACGGCTTCGGGCTCGCAGCCGACGAACGCGTGGCGCTCTTCTTCGGTCGCGACGCCGCTATCAAAGGAACCGCCGTGTTGCGCGCGGCCCTCGCCGGCGCGACGCGGCCGCCCACGGTCCTCTTCGTGGGACCGGCCGGGGACGCCGAGGGCCTGGAGCCGTTTACCCGGGTCGTACGCTGCGAAGGGCTGGACGACGTGCGTCCCGCTTTGTGGGCCGGCGATTCTATCGTGATGCCGAGCTCGACCGAGGGCCTGCCGCTCACCCTGCTGGAGGCGCGCGCGTGCGGATTGCCGGCCCTCGTTTCGGAGATCCCGCCGCTCGCGCGGTACGCCGGGCGCGACCGCGGCGCGACGGCCATCGAACGCGGCGATATCGCTCGCTGGGCACGCTCGCTCGACGCGATCGATTCCGGCGCACGTGTGCCGCTCTCGCAGGAGTTGCGTGCCGCCATCTCCCTCGACCGATGGGTCGACGAGGTTCTCAAATCGTATGACCTTTAA
- a CDS encoding response regulator transcription factor → MIATDTIRVFVIEGQALFGKALCQIFSLDPAFQIVGDSNAVLIDRLIAAKPTVILMDLDGLSGDVADLIGACRDAVPEAKVCVLSMRVLPELVHRCMSASAEGFIMKDVMPAELAAAVKMVAEGHSYVDPRAAGKLLRNRGASRGDFFDLSNRELDIIKLVAEGLSNKEISSRLHLSEKTVKNHMGRIFSKLNISARSQAAIYAIKNGLI, encoded by the coding sequence ATGATAGCCACGGATACGATACGTGTTTTCGTCATCGAGGGACAGGCGCTCTTTGGAAAGGCCCTGTGCCAAATATTCTCGCTCGATCCCGCTTTCCAGATCGTCGGCGACTCGAACGCCGTTCTGATCGATCGGCTCATCGCAGCTAAGCCCACCGTAATCCTCATGGATCTCGACGGTTTGTCGGGTGACGTCGCCGATCTGATCGGCGCCTGCCGCGACGCCGTTCCGGAAGCGAAAGTGTGCGTGCTCTCGATGCGCGTGCTTCCGGAGCTGGTGCATCGCTGCATGAGCGCCTCGGCCGAAGGCTTCATCATGAAGGACGTCATGCCGGCGGAGCTGGCGGCGGCGGTGAAGATGGTAGCCGAGGGTCATTCGTACGTCGATCCGCGCGCCGCGGGAAAGCTCTTGCGCAATCGCGGCGCGTCGCGCGGCGATTTCTTCGATCTTTCGAATCGCGAACTGGACATCATCAAACTGGTCGCCGAGGGGCTCTCGAACAAAGAAATTAGCTCGCGCCTTCATCTCTCCGAGAAGACCGTCAAGAATCATATGGGGCGTATCTTCTCGAAACTCAACATTTCGGCTCGCTCGCAGGCTGCGATCTATGCGATAAAAAACGGCTTGATCTGA
- a CDS encoding diguanylate cyclase, producing MSSQTGRGEKNIVTSFLEMFTPGGGKKDGAQNGSTHVSSPEQARDLMQRFFESAPAATHEEVIVVADEDVDEEKQAQIPAAEQERAQAAQEALAANAVRQPARFSMPFVPDPSMHDRTGRVEFGPPAAPRSEASLAYVDMLTELPNRRAIEARLSEALSGANRGSGYVGVVFFDIDGFKDVNDSFGHQVGDAVLIEFANRIRALKRSADMVGRFGGDEFAAIYPSVTSHEELSDAAARIGAIFAEPVAVAGERFTLSASIGVSIYPRDGSTSEELIEHADAAMYRAKSEGKAAIRWYSDELGEELRARRRLLDDLSAVDIRRQLFLAYQPILDVGTHEMIAAEAFLRWLHPTRGLLSAGDVIDTTGGVPSAIDLWCVSQVVAHIAEWTRRGFPLKVHVNISTPSDELLDRAVEYLENAKLSPNLLALEIPEDVVIKGTHDIARFVTRARAAGIEVLLDRFTGAMSLSALRRLEFSAIKLSPRIVGQLEENREAQTVVRAAINVAHTFGWSVIASGVERANQQAWLFDSGLRILQGSGKATPVAYPDFTLWLSSNFAATDPHNA from the coding sequence ATGTCATCGCAGACCGGAAGGGGAGAGAAGAACATCGTAACGTCGTTTCTGGAGATGTTTACGCCGGGCGGCGGTAAAAAAGACGGTGCGCAGAACGGAAGTACGCACGTATCGTCGCCCGAGCAAGCGCGCGATCTGATGCAGCGATTCTTTGAATCGGCACCGGCCGCGACGCACGAGGAGGTGATCGTTGTGGCCGACGAGGATGTCGACGAAGAGAAACAGGCGCAGATACCCGCCGCCGAGCAGGAGCGAGCGCAAGCCGCTCAAGAGGCGCTAGCGGCCAACGCGGTTCGGCAGCCGGCGCGATTCTCGATGCCGTTCGTTCCGGATCCGTCGATGCACGATCGCACCGGACGCGTGGAGTTCGGCCCGCCGGCCGCGCCGCGCTCCGAAGCCTCCCTCGCCTATGTGGACATGCTCACCGAGCTGCCGAACCGTCGCGCCATCGAGGCGCGCCTGAGTGAGGCGCTTTCCGGTGCCAATCGCGGATCGGGATACGTCGGGGTGGTGTTCTTCGACATCGATGGCTTCAAGGACGTCAACGACTCGTTCGGCCACCAAGTCGGCGACGCGGTTTTGATCGAGTTTGCGAATCGTATTCGGGCACTCAAACGCTCCGCCGACATGGTCGGGCGCTTTGGCGGCGACGAGTTCGCCGCGATCTATCCGTCGGTTACGTCGCACGAGGAACTCTCCGACGCCGCGGCGCGAATCGGCGCGATCTTCGCCGAGCCGGTTGCGGTTGCCGGCGAGCGGTTCACGCTTTCGGCAAGCATCGGCGTTTCGATCTATCCGCGCGACGGCTCGACGAGCGAGGAATTGATCGAGCACGCAGACGCCGCCATGTATCGCGCGAAGAGCGAAGGGAAGGCGGCGATTCGTTGGTACAGCGACGAGCTGGGCGAAGAGCTGCGGGCGCGGCGCCGGCTGCTCGACGATCTCTCGGCGGTCGATATTCGCCGTCAGCTCTTTCTGGCATACCAGCCCATCCTCGATGTCGGCACGCACGAAATGATCGCCGCCGAAGCGTTCCTTCGCTGGCTTCATCCCACGCGCGGCTTGCTCTCTGCGGGCGACGTGATCGATACGACCGGCGGCGTTCCGTCGGCGATCGATCTCTGGTGCGTCTCGCAGGTCGTCGCGCACATCGCCGAATGGACGCGTCGCGGATTCCCGCTCAAAGTTCACGTGAACATCTCGACGCCGTCGGACGAGCTGCTCGATCGCGCGGTTGAGTATCTCGAGAATGCGAAACTCTCGCCGAATTTGCTCGCTCTCGAGATCCCCGAAGACGTGGTAATCAAGGGAACCCACGACATCGCGCGATTCGTTACGCGCGCGCGGGCGGCCGGGATCGAGGTTCTGCTCGATCGCTTTACCGGCGCGATGAGTCTCTCCGCGCTGCGGCGGCTCGAATTTTCAGCGATCAAGCTCTCGCCGCGCATCGTCGGCCAGCTCGAAGAGAATCGCGAAGCGCAAACGGTCGTGCGAGCGGCCATCAACGTCGCCCACACGTTCGGCTGGTCGGTGATCGCCTCCGGCGTGGAACGAGCCAACCAGCAGGCGTGGCTCTTCGATTCGGGACTGCGCATTCTGCAAGGAAGCGGCAAAGCCACGCCGGTCGCTTATCCCGATTTCACATTGTGGCTTTCGTCGAACTTCGCAGCTACCGACCCCCACAACGCGTAG
- a CDS encoding HD-GYP domain-containing protein: MLSALTKRVGRFCAAALDEERAGITALAAPPGFGKTTALRALAAQRRDAFYFNAASAHDATTAALQFGRALGAATGVSAARGQLAVEEFFNHEWAMSWRRLREAGYRCVLLDGCNARNVWIARSAFEVFPNAIVVAAGDVRALDGLPLAAHADARALALTVEEAEELVRDWPANVPAAEILGTTDGSIAAFATIARAFADGVTVPRRATVWDVPAAVVWTVDRFAPETSRRIRALALLDRFDPAWMAMPAKPEELEAALASLRRAGLFEPAGGPLWSAADFAREALEGDSTALAFELLELAAAAERNGFHEAALLAAQASGDLEALAGILERRHTELLASDYGLETARAVETVSAPARDGDGIGRARIALGRYFGYSDVAQRLSAAAPEPSEHARDWDAVFARYRRARFVSGDASQARLLLHEITTAARVSPSNAYRWHALVLQYESCVRGGDLAEAFAIADVLRANAYFDPVGADESVFSYAQAQCAAAVGDPRSAVRFLDSVGDERWPEELAASVSELRATVKLALEPGRTPIGSHAREADRSELRRDAVCAELIGELDRWDAATGLHAREVAAWAGRIARHLGFDGPRTVEAMRTGLLHDVGKTVIPREVLNAPRRLRDDEWALMKTHAIAGAHIVEGRPEVRTFAGAIAAHHERYDGTGYPQGLRGDAIPMYARIASVADAFNAMIADRPYSAPRLPDEALGELVEYQGRQHDPTVVEAMRSVVRRALARADAPR, from the coding sequence GTGCTGAGTGCTTTAACAAAGCGAGTCGGACGCTTCTGCGCGGCTGCGCTCGATGAAGAGCGTGCGGGGATTACGGCGCTCGCGGCGCCGCCGGGTTTTGGAAAGACCACGGCGCTGCGCGCGTTGGCGGCGCAAAGACGCGATGCGTTTTACTTCAATGCGGCGAGCGCGCACGATGCGACCACGGCCGCGTTACAGTTCGGCCGCGCTCTAGGGGCCGCCACCGGCGTCTCCGCCGCGCGCGGCCAGCTCGCGGTCGAAGAGTTCTTCAATCACGAGTGGGCGATGTCGTGGCGACGCCTGCGCGAGGCCGGCTATCGGTGCGTGCTGCTCGACGGCTGCAACGCGCGCAACGTGTGGATCGCACGAAGCGCGTTCGAAGTATTCCCCAATGCGATCGTCGTCGCGGCGGGCGACGTTCGCGCGCTCGATGGGTTGCCGCTCGCCGCGCACGCGGACGCGCGTGCGTTAGCGCTTACCGTCGAGGAAGCCGAGGAACTCGTTCGCGACTGGCCTGCGAACGTGCCGGCAGCCGAGATCCTGGGGACGACCGACGGTTCGATCGCGGCATTCGCAACGATCGCCCGGGCGTTTGCAGACGGCGTAACGGTGCCGCGCCGCGCCACGGTCTGGGACGTGCCGGCCGCGGTGGTTTGGACGGTCGATCGCTTCGCACCCGAAACGTCGCGCCGCATTCGCGCGCTGGCGTTGCTCGATCGCTTCGATCCGGCTTGGATGGCCATGCCCGCGAAGCCGGAGGAACTCGAAGCGGCTTTGGCAAGCCTGCGGCGCGCCGGGCTCTTCGAGCCGGCCGGCGGCCCGCTGTGGTCGGCGGCGGACTTTGCGCGCGAGGCGCTGGAGGGCGACTCGACGGCGCTCGCGTTCGAACTGCTCGAACTCGCCGCCGCTGCCGAGCGCAACGGATTTCACGAAGCGGCATTGCTGGCCGCGCAGGCGAGCGGCGATCTCGAGGCCCTCGCCGGAATTCTCGAACGTCGCCATACCGAACTGCTCGCGAGCGACTATGGACTGGAGACGGCGCGCGCCGTAGAAACCGTCTCGGCGCCCGCGCGCGACGGCGACGGCATCGGTCGCGCTCGCATCGCGCTCGGACGGTATTTCGGCTATAGCGACGTCGCGCAGCGTCTCTCGGCCGCGGCGCCGGAGCCTTCCGAGCACGCTCGGGATTGGGACGCGGTGTTTGCGCGTTACCGCCGCGCGCGTTTCGTCTCGGGCGACGCATCGCAAGCGCGGCTCCTCTTGCACGAGATTACGACGGCCGCGCGCGTCAGCCCGAGCAACGCCTACCGCTGGCACGCGCTCGTTTTACAATACGAATCGTGCGTGCGAGGCGGCGATCTCGCGGAAGCGTTTGCGATTGCGGACGTGTTGCGAGCAAACGCCTACTTCGATCCGGTGGGCGCCGACGAAAGCGTCTTTTCGTACGCGCAGGCGCAGTGCGCGGCGGCGGTCGGCGATCCGCGGAGTGCCGTGCGTTTCTTGGATTCGGTCGGTGACGAACGCTGGCCGGAGGAGCTTGCCGCGAGCGTTAGCGAGCTGCGCGCGACCGTGAAGCTCGCGCTCGAGCCGGGGAGGACGCCGATCGGCAGCCACGCTCGCGAGGCGGACCGCTCCGAGCTGCGCCGCGACGCCGTCTGCGCCGAATTGATCGGAGAGCTCGACCGTTGGGATGCCGCCACCGGTCTGCACGCGCGCGAAGTCGCTGCCTGGGCGGGCCGAATCGCCCGGCATCTCGGATTCGACGGGCCGCGCACGGTCGAGGCGATGCGCACCGGGCTGCTGCACGACGTCGGGAAGACCGTTATTCCGCGCGAAGTGCTCAACGCGCCGCGTCGTCTGCGCGACGACGAATGGGCGCTGATGAAGACGCATGCGATAGCGGGCGCGCACATCGTGGAGGGACGTCCGGAAGTGCGAACGTTCGCCGGAGCGATCGCCGCGCACCACGAGCGCTACGACGGGACCGGGTATCCGCAAGGGCTGCGCGGCGATGCGATTCCGATGTACGCGCGGATCGCGAGCGTTGCCGATGCCTTCAACGCGATGATTGCCGATCGCCCGTATAGCGCTCCGCGTCTGCCGGACGAAGCCTTAGGCGAACTCGTCGAGTACCAGGGCCGCCAGCACGATCCCACCGTGGTCGAGGCGATGCGCTCGGTGGTTCGGCGGGCCCTCGCGCGAGCCGACGCTCCCCGATAG
- a CDS encoding polysaccharide biosynthesis/export family protein, whose protein sequence is MKRRPLLALIACLCYVLPIDASAGRLVGDARVEPGDTLSVEVPNDPALSKSVVVMNDGAVIYPVLGRLSVGDRTLPQVQALFLQRLRPYERHPDVSISIAQTGVWDVTVLGNVKTPGKYQVRSGAHVADALAAAGGLGPTDGPLPDARVMDRSGNLQSVSMQALLRAGDPTADARLTNGATLYVPSAATIDVSVLGAVDRAGQIELHAGDRLSMAVAKAGESTSAKSDLSHVFLTRELANGAKQTYDINLYQALQNNDPRFDVPMQKGDVVFVPETSQKGGFLWGGMILLRRLVLGY, encoded by the coding sequence ATGAAACGGCGGCCGCTGCTCGCTTTGATCGCATGCCTGTGCTACGTACTGCCGATCGACGCGAGTGCGGGACGCCTCGTCGGCGACGCCCGCGTCGAACCGGGCGATACGCTGAGCGTCGAAGTGCCGAACGATCCGGCGCTTTCGAAATCGGTCGTCGTGATGAATGACGGCGCGGTGATCTATCCGGTATTGGGACGGCTCTCGGTGGGCGATCGTACCTTGCCGCAAGTGCAAGCGCTCTTTCTGCAGCGGCTTCGCCCGTACGAGCGCCATCCCGACGTTTCGATCTCGATCGCGCAGACGGGTGTGTGGGACGTTACCGTGCTCGGGAATGTGAAGACTCCCGGCAAATATCAAGTGCGCTCCGGCGCGCACGTTGCGGATGCGCTCGCCGCGGCGGGCGGACTCGGGCCGACCGACGGACCGCTGCCCGACGCGCGCGTCATGGATCGTTCGGGAAACCTCCAATCGGTTTCGATGCAGGCGCTGCTACGCGCGGGCGATCCGACTGCCGATGCCCGCCTCACCAACGGCGCAACCTTGTACGTGCCGTCGGCGGCGACGATCGACGTGAGCGTCCTCGGAGCCGTCGACCGGGCGGGCCAAATCGAGCTGCACGCCGGAGATCGTCTCTCGATGGCGGTTGCTAAAGCCGGTGAAAGCACTTCCGCAAAATCGGATCTCAGCCACGTGTTTCTTACGCGCGAACTCGCGAACGGAGCCAAGCAAACGTACGATATCAATCTCTATCAGGCGCTCCAAAACAACGATCCGCGTTTCGACGTGCCGATGCAGAAAGGCGACGTCGTCTTCGTTCCCGAGACGTCGCAAAAAGGCGGATTCCTTTGGGGCGGGATGATCCTGCTGCGCCGCTTGGTCCTTGGGTATTAA
- a CDS encoding NAD(P)-dependent oxidoreductase has protein sequence MNTPQRIGIVGTGRMGANIAKRLHETGHPIAALYDVRPEAAIETARETGGEATQSLARVAELADVILTVVTDDAAMYAIFAPSGESLLSGNVEGKLFVNCATVTPRVHVEVQRLCEERGARSLEACMASSIAQAREGTLYLMIGGRRAAFDSIEPLLANMSASLIYIGEAGRAAQVKALVNMVMNVNTAGLAEGLGLGDALGLDLNLLRDVFAHTGANSRVLETDGADMQHRDHEVYFSAAHAAKDSGIALGLAKNAGLTLPVARASFDQYERMKALGLGELDKSGVSELTFASRHGVETR, from the coding sequence ATGAACACCCCCCAACGAATCGGGATCGTCGGTACGGGCCGCATGGGCGCCAACATCGCCAAGCGGCTTCACGAAACCGGCCACCCGATCGCCGCCCTTTACGACGTCCGGCCCGAAGCGGCGATCGAAACCGCGCGCGAAACCGGCGGCGAGGCGACGCAATCGCTCGCGCGGGTCGCCGAACTCGCCGACGTGATCCTCACCGTCGTCACCGACGACGCCGCCATGTACGCCATCTTCGCCCCCTCGGGGGAGAGCCTGCTGAGCGGCAATGTGGAGGGCAAACTCTTCGTCAACTGCGCGACCGTGACGCCGCGCGTGCACGTCGAGGTGCAGCGCCTCTGCGAGGAACGCGGCGCTCGTTCGCTCGAGGCCTGCATGGCCAGTTCCATCGCCCAGGCGCGCGAGGGGACGCTCTATTTAATGATCGGCGGTCGCCGAGCGGCGTTCGATTCGATCGAGCCCCTGCTCGCCAACATGAGCGCTTCGCTCATCTACATCGGGGAAGCCGGCCGCGCCGCGCAGGTCAAAGCGCTGGTGAACATGGTGATGAACGTCAATACGGCCGGGCTGGCCGAGGGCTTGGGGCTGGGCGACGCGCTGGGGCTCGATCTCAACCTGCTGCGCGACGTGTTCGCGCACACCGGAGCGAACTCGCGCGTCTTGGAAACCGACGGCGCCGATATGCAGCATCGCGACCACGAGGTGTATTTTTCGGCCGCGCACGCCGCCAAGGATTCGGGCATCGCGCTCGGACTTGCGAAGAACGCAGGCCTGACGCTGCCCGTCGCTCGCGCGAGCTTCGACCAATACGAACGCATGAAGGCGCTCGGGCTCGGCGAACTCGACAAATCGGGTGTTTCGGAGTTGACCTTCGCATCGCGGCACGGGGTGGAAACGCGATGA
- a CDS encoding alpha/beta hydrolase, producing the protein MTIERPVALDDGAQTILEQWGTNGPAMLCVHGMTSSRKSWERFALHYADRFRIFAYDQRGHGDSSGVEGPMTLRRSLGDLYNVMDAIGEKIDVLAGHSWGGAIAVLGGERFDVRRVVAVDPMIRQASTQWYDEFLGDLREIFALHGARRDAKVLDEYADWPEIDRNRKVHAVHSMTAAPIEGLRDENPPEAWDLRGDLTEYPKPLLLAMAQGGESIVAPADLAYLHERAGANVAIRVFDGQGHNLHRTDFERFTATLDEFLR; encoded by the coding sequence ATGACGATCGAACGGCCGGTCGCGCTCGACGACGGCGCGCAGACGATCCTCGAGCAGTGGGGCACGAACGGGCCCGCGATGCTCTGCGTGCACGGCATGACGAGTTCGCGCAAGTCGTGGGAGCGTTTTGCGTTGCACTACGCGGATCGGTTTCGGATCTTTGCCTACGATCAGCGCGGACACGGCGATAGCAGCGGCGTCGAAGGACCGATGACGCTGCGCCGGTCGCTGGGCGATCTGTATAACGTGATGGACGCGATCGGCGAAAAAATCGACGTGTTAGCGGGTCATTCGTGGGGCGGCGCGATCGCGGTACTCGGCGGCGAGCGTTTCGACGTGCGCCGCGTGGTCGCGGTCGACCCGATGATTCGTCAGGCGTCGACGCAGTGGTACGACGAGTTCCTCGGCGACCTGCGCGAGATATTCGCGCTGCATGGTGCGCGGCGCGATGCCAAGGTGCTTGATGAGTATGCGGATTGGCCGGAGATCGATCGCAACCGTAAGGTGCATGCGGTGCACTCGATGACGGCCGCGCCGATCGAAGGGTTACGCGATGAAAATCCACCCGAAGCCTGGGATTTACGCGGCGACCTCACGGAGTATCCGAAGCCGCTGCTCCTAGCGATGGCTCAGGGCGGCGAGAGTATCGTCGCGCCCGCCGATCTTGCCTACCTGCACGAGCGCGCCGGTGCGAATGTGGCGATACGCGTCTTCGACGGGCAAGGGCACAATCTGCATCGCACGGATTTCGAGCGGTTTACGGCGACGCTCGACGAGTTTTTGCGCTAG
- a CDS encoding CAP domain-containing protein, which produces MILAATILALVIQGPHTSAVRAERRMFDDLNRTRVSDGLHPLAWDEKLTDLARQHALDMARRNYYSHTSPEGLSPFDRMRAAGALAAYAGENIAESEDESSAELALLNSPEHRDNMLDNHYGHVGIGVAVTPDGAMLFVEDFSS; this is translated from the coding sequence ATGATCCTCGCCGCGACGATCTTGGCTCTCGTTATACAAGGCCCGCATACTAGTGCGGTGCGCGCTGAGCGGCGCATGTTCGACGACCTGAACCGTACCCGCGTCTCCGACGGCTTGCACCCTCTAGCCTGGGACGAAAAGCTCACGGATCTGGCACGGCAGCACGCGTTGGATATGGCGCGGCGCAACTATTACTCCCACACGTCGCCCGAGGGGCTCTCGCCCTTCGACCGCATGCGCGCCGCGGGCGCCCTGGCCGCTTATGCCGGCGAAAACATCGCCGAGAGCGAGGACGAATCGAGCGCGGAACTCGCGCTGCTGAACAGTCCGGAACATCGCGACAACATGCTCGACAACCACTACGGCCACGTAGGGATCGGCGTCGCCGTCACCCCCGACGGCGCGATGCTCTTCGTCGAAGACTTCTCCAGCTAG